A single region of the Acidithiobacillus acidisediminis genome encodes:
- the cydB gene encoding cytochrome d ubiquinol oxidase subunit II produces the protein MDFAHDIVRITSALSTWWWMLLGLMFLFYIALDGADLGAGIFALFSKDEDERGAIMASMAGFWDGNETWLVVAGGVLFGAFPLVYGSAFNYLMIPLMIALWAIIMRAVAFEFHIHARSSRRLWGWFFAIGSLLAPFFAGVALGASLQGFPMQSGLAMSHIAGRDYSTPVLHFSGGAFVWLSWFSIWTGFGAVIAAGLAGGLYLCARFVPGDVIHERAKGWTTLFSLLALAAIVVTLVWSYAIFPWAAAKWTGPNWWIWAIWMVVVLFFAFKSMSNHSTGHNFIALLWGEGVVALLWAAMWATMYPYIVPGTWTIHNAANPANSLAVFTLFMTGFVPVMIMYNWYQIWVFRGRFTKKSVYAAH, from the coding sequence ATGGATTTTGCCCACGATATCGTGCGGATTACCTCAGCCCTTTCCACCTGGTGGTGGATGTTGTTGGGGCTGATGTTTCTTTTTTACATTGCGTTGGATGGCGCTGACCTCGGCGCCGGGATCTTTGCTTTGTTTTCCAAGGATGAAGACGAGCGCGGCGCCATCATGGCGTCGATGGCCGGTTTTTGGGATGGCAACGAAACCTGGTTGGTCGTTGCTGGGGGCGTCCTCTTCGGCGCCTTTCCTCTGGTCTATGGCTCGGCCTTCAACTATCTGATGATTCCCCTGATGATTGCCCTATGGGCCATCATCATGCGCGCCGTGGCCTTTGAATTCCACATTCATGCGCGCAGCAGCCGGCGCCTCTGGGGCTGGTTTTTCGCCATTGGCAGCCTGCTGGCGCCCTTCTTCGCGGGCGTGGCCCTGGGTGCTAGCCTACAGGGCTTCCCTATGCAGAGCGGTCTCGCCATGTCCCACATTGCGGGCCGAGACTACAGCACCCCGGTCCTGCACTTCTCCGGCGGTGCCTTTGTCTGGCTGAGTTGGTTCAGCATCTGGACCGGCTTTGGCGCGGTCATTGCGGCGGGATTGGCCGGCGGCCTGTATCTCTGTGCCCGTTTTGTGCCCGGCGATGTCATCCACGAGCGCGCCAAGGGTTGGACCACCCTGTTTTCCTTGCTTGCCCTGGCGGCCATCGTCGTTACCCTGGTCTGGTCTTATGCCATTTTCCCCTGGGCCGCGGCCAAGTGGACTGGCCCCAATTGGTGGATTTGGGCGATCTGGATGGTGGTGGTTCTGTTCTTCGCCTTCAAGTCCATGAGCAACCACTCTACCGGGCATAATTTTATTGCCCTGCTCTGGGGCGAGGGTGTCGTGGCGCTGCTCTGGGCGGCGATGTGGGCGACCATGTACCCCTACATCGTGCCTGGCACCTGGACCATCCATAATGCTGCCAATCCGGCCAATTCTCTCGCGGTGTTCACCTTGTTCATGACCGGGTTCGTGCCGGTCATGATCATGTACAACTGGTACCAGATCTGGGTCTTCCGCGGACGCTTCACCAAAAAGAGTGTCTACGCCGCCCACTGA
- the ispE gene encoding 4-(cytidine 5'-diphospho)-2-C-methyl-D-erythritol kinase: protein MSDAWYPAPAKLNLMLRVVGRRADGYHLLQSVFQFLDLGDDLHFSSLPSGIFRSSGGPGDIPPEKELTLRAARLLAERCGRREGVEITLRKRLPEGGGVGGGSSDAATTLLVLNQLWNCGLTRAELIELGSSLGADVPIFLFGRSAWAEGIGERLQAMPPVPELRYLLVHPGVSVPTAEIFRDPELTRQHLPSTISAFLGGEQENTLEPLVRRRYPVIAECIDWLSAQGLRNARLTGSGACCFAELAEGLDGAALLAQLPSAWRGWAVRGCNQHPLLELLPEIPAGA from the coding sequence ATGAGCGACGCCTGGTATCCGGCTCCGGCCAAGCTGAACTTGATGTTGCGGGTGGTGGGACGCCGGGCGGACGGCTATCACCTGCTGCAGAGCGTATTTCAGTTTCTCGACCTCGGCGATGATTTGCACTTTTCCTCGCTACCGTCAGGGATCTTCCGTTCCTCCGGTGGACCCGGCGACATTCCGCCGGAGAAGGAACTCACCCTGCGCGCTGCGCGCCTGCTCGCGGAGCGCTGCGGCCGGCGCGAAGGCGTGGAAATCACCCTGCGTAAGCGCCTTCCCGAGGGGGGTGGGGTCGGTGGCGGCTCTTCCGATGCCGCCACGACGTTGCTGGTGCTCAATCAACTCTGGAATTGCGGCCTCACCCGTGCCGAACTGATCGAACTCGGCAGCTCTCTCGGTGCTGATGTCCCCATCTTCCTATTCGGACGCAGCGCCTGGGCAGAGGGTATCGGTGAACGTTTGCAGGCGATGCCGCCCGTCCCGGAACTGCGCTATTTGCTCGTGCATCCAGGCGTCTCCGTTCCTACCGCAGAGATTTTTCGGGACCCCGAATTGACACGCCAACACCTGCCCAGCACAATATCGGCGTTTTTGGGGGGGGAGCAGGAGAATACCCTGGAGCCCCTGGTTCGGCGTCGTTATCCGGTCATTGCAGAATGCATCGATTGGCTGAGCGCGCAGGGCTTGAGAAACGCACGCTTGACGGGTAGCGGTGCTTGTTGCTTTGCCGAGCTTGCGGAGGGGTTGGACGGTGCAGCCCTTCTTGCCCAGCTACCGTCGGCATGGCGCGGCTGGGCAGTGCGAGGGTGTAATCAGCACCCGCTCCTCGAGCTCCTCCCGGAAATCCCTGCTGGGGCGTAG
- a CDS encoding cytochrome ubiquinol oxidase subunit I yields the protein MIIENSLPVLLSRLDFAWITTMHILWTPLTIGMSWLLFFLEVAWLRSGDERWYKLNRFFEKIFIINFGAGVATGVTMEMAFGILYGPFSQAVGPFFGNILGFETITAFMYEAGFIGLMVFGWGKISKGMHLFATLNVGISSSLSAMWILVANSWMQTPNGVVLKDGLFQVENWWHAIINDNFVWGFPHMWVATIELSLFVFASVSAWFILKNRHADLFAKLLKPTLLALLIVTPLQIFIGDSAGKDVADTQPTSLAAMEGHYHTYLPDGKPNTNWNLIAFPNANNDGNVFQIAIPHVLSLLETHTWDGTVKGMDQFAPQDRPDVWVPFYAFRAMVAIGFFLFFVALWGNWLRLRGKLDGVSLRQNKWFLRAVIFAGFLPYLAIWTGWWVREIGRQPWVVYGLMRTYEGVSHMSVAQELVWFAGYIVFELLVWAGAWYFFARVIAKGVDGIAPSEHLFHHDSSSADDAHAGGGHAQASFAKPVLKAER from the coding sequence ATGATCATCGAAAATAGTTTGCCGGTTTTGCTCAGTCGGCTCGATTTTGCATGGATTACCACCATGCACATTCTCTGGACGCCGCTGACCATCGGTATGTCCTGGTTACTGTTCTTTCTCGAAGTTGCGTGGTTGCGCAGCGGGGATGAGCGCTGGTACAAGCTCAATCGTTTCTTCGAAAAGATCTTCATCATCAATTTTGGTGCTGGTGTTGCCACCGGCGTCACCATGGAAATGGCCTTCGGTATTCTCTATGGGCCGTTCTCCCAGGCCGTCGGGCCCTTCTTTGGCAATATTCTCGGCTTCGAGACCATTACCGCCTTCATGTACGAGGCCGGTTTCATTGGTCTGATGGTCTTTGGCTGGGGCAAGATCAGCAAAGGCATGCATCTTTTTGCTACTTTGAACGTTGGCATTTCCTCCAGTTTGTCGGCCATGTGGATTCTGGTCGCGAACTCCTGGATGCAAACGCCCAATGGCGTCGTGCTCAAGGATGGCCTGTTCCAGGTGGAGAACTGGTGGCATGCGATTATCAATGACAATTTCGTTTGGGGATTTCCGCACATGTGGGTAGCGACCATTGAGCTCTCGCTCTTTGTGTTCGCCAGTGTCAGTGCCTGGTTCATTTTGAAGAACCGCCATGCGGATCTCTTCGCCAAGCTCCTGAAACCGACCTTGCTGGCCCTGCTCATTGTCACGCCATTGCAGATCTTCATCGGCGATAGTGCGGGCAAGGATGTTGCTGATACTCAGCCGACTTCTCTGGCGGCGATGGAAGGTCATTACCACACCTACCTGCCGGACGGGAAGCCGAACACCAACTGGAACCTGATCGCATTTCCGAATGCCAACAATGATGGCAACGTATTCCAGATCGCTATTCCCCACGTGCTGAGCTTGCTCGAGACCCATACCTGGGATGGAACGGTGAAGGGTATGGACCAGTTTGCTCCGCAGGATCGCCCAGACGTCTGGGTGCCCTTCTATGCCTTCCGCGCGATGGTGGCGATTGGTTTCTTCCTCTTCTTCGTAGCACTCTGGGGCAATTGGCTGCGGCTGCGCGGTAAGTTGGACGGCGTCTCCCTGCGCCAGAATAAGTGGTTTCTCCGCGCGGTGATTTTCGCGGGCTTCCTCCCCTACCTGGCCATCTGGACGGGCTGGTGGGTACGCGAGATCGGGCGTCAGCCATGGGTAGTGTACGGGTTGATGCGTACCTACGAGGGCGTCAGCCACATGAGCGTGGCACAGGAATTGGTCTGGTTTGCTGGCTACATTGTCTTCGAACTCTTGGTTTGGGCGGGGGCTTGGTACTTCTTCGCTCGCGTGATTGCCAAGGGGGTAGATGGTATTGCGCCTTCCGAGCACCTGTTTCATCACGACTCTAGCAGTGCGGATGACGCCCACGCTGGTGGTGGTCACGCCCAGGCTAGCTTTGCCAAGCCGGTCTTGAAAGCAGAACGCTGA
- a CDS encoding penicillin-binding protein 1A, giving the protein MGRSAFFRHRSWRFWFVLIVLFVLLDATVGAGFWTYRIWQKLPPVRELQHWHPAEPLRIYANNGQLLQVIGPQLRYALPLDQVPKHLQDAFIAAENSKFYSHNPLYYPVSFPGIFRAAWVDLIHWGPVQGASTITEQVARNFYLTPKKTITRKVAEILLAYKLAHHLDRAQILDLYVNKIYLGEGAYGVQAAAETYYGKTVSQLSLGEMATLAGLPAAPSAFNPIASPASAKTRRDYVLRRMAKLGFISEAAAQRAIAKPIEARYHAPASNLAPYATDWIRTWLEKHFGPDFTYRSGLRVYTSIDPRDQQAASKDMAIGLENYGMGLDSMDPKAWRGPIAQLHGQMLYTALRGQRPPMLPDYDPANLRWAVVKNVNAREAQIEIEGQQAATLSLRQVGWARLRPNGERPTAVDQVLVPGDLIWVRHYVATTTEGTGNPVWGTRVWHDVPHGGWQLAQIPHVQGALVSLNSHSGAILALVGGFSYDLSHFDRALYSYRQPGSGFKPFVYASAIDAPALLASGHKGYYTPVSLIADTPLVIHLADGQIYAPTNYSRTFSKVPFPIWEDLADSHNVPSVRLLMDVGIPYAKTYVQRFGFPAKQIPATPSMVLGAGDFTPLQMAKAYATFSSGGFLPHPYLIRKVVTADGTQVALLHCPLAYQPPATQTVIPPGVAYLMTRMMERVIRVGTGVAAQILHRHDLAGKTGTTNAEENAWFNGFNPQITTSVWVGYDDNHTMGTWAAGAREALPIWIRYMGTALQGMPDNGFFIPPDVVTAQYNPRTGTLADPGAHAGPSKGGYFLAGYLPPKPKAQEQREEQSFVHALMRMF; this is encoded by the coding sequence ATGGGTAGGAGCGCCTTTTTTCGCCACCGGAGCTGGCGGTTCTGGTTCGTGTTGATTGTCCTCTTTGTGTTGCTGGATGCCACCGTCGGCGCCGGCTTCTGGACCTACCGCATCTGGCAAAAGTTGCCACCAGTACGCGAGTTACAGCATTGGCACCCGGCCGAACCACTGCGCATCTACGCAAACAATGGGCAGTTGCTGCAGGTCATTGGCCCGCAATTACGCTATGCCCTGCCCTTGGACCAAGTCCCTAAGCATTTGCAGGATGCCTTCATCGCGGCAGAAAACTCCAAGTTTTACAGTCACAACCCGCTCTATTACCCGGTCAGTTTTCCCGGCATTTTTCGCGCCGCCTGGGTGGATCTGATTCATTGGGGACCGGTGCAAGGAGCGAGCACCATTACCGAGCAGGTGGCGCGGAATTTCTATCTGACGCCGAAAAAGACCATTACGCGCAAGGTGGCGGAAATCCTTCTGGCCTACAAATTGGCGCATCACTTGGATCGGGCGCAGATTCTCGATCTCTACGTGAATAAGATCTATTTGGGTGAGGGGGCCTATGGGGTACAGGCGGCGGCCGAGACCTACTATGGCAAGACGGTTTCGCAACTCAGCTTGGGGGAGATGGCGACCCTGGCTGGCCTGCCCGCCGCGCCCTCGGCCTTCAACCCCATCGCCTCGCCTGCCTCGGCAAAGACCCGCCGGGATTATGTTCTACGGCGTATGGCTAAACTCGGCTTCATCAGCGAAGCTGCCGCCCAGCGTGCCATCGCCAAACCCATCGAGGCGCGCTATCACGCCCCGGCCAGCAACCTGGCGCCCTACGCCACCGACTGGATCCGCACCTGGCTGGAAAAACACTTCGGGCCAGACTTTACCTATCGCAGCGGTTTACGGGTGTATACGAGCATCGATCCGCGCGATCAACAGGCGGCCAGCAAGGACATGGCCATTGGCCTGGAGAACTATGGCATGGGCCTGGACAGCATGGACCCCAAGGCCTGGCGCGGCCCGATCGCCCAGCTTCACGGACAGATGCTGTACACGGCCCTGCGCGGCCAGCGCCCCCCCATGTTGCCGGACTATGATCCCGCCAATCTCCGTTGGGCCGTTGTAAAGAACGTGAATGCCCGCGAAGCGCAGATCGAGATCGAAGGGCAGCAGGCAGCCACGCTGAGCCTGCGACAAGTGGGCTGGGCGCGCCTACGGCCCAATGGCGAGCGCCCAACGGCGGTGGATCAGGTGCTGGTGCCGGGGGATCTCATCTGGGTCCGGCATTACGTTGCAACCACCACCGAAGGCACGGGAAATCCGGTCTGGGGTACCAGGGTTTGGCATGACGTTCCCCACGGCGGCTGGCAATTGGCACAGATTCCGCACGTGCAAGGCGCGCTGGTTTCGTTAAACAGCCACAGTGGCGCAATCCTCGCCCTGGTAGGAGGCTTCAGCTATGACCTCAGCCACTTCGACCGCGCTCTGTACTCTTACCGACAACCGGGTTCTGGCTTCAAGCCCTTCGTCTACGCGTCGGCGATCGATGCCCCCGCCTTGCTGGCCAGTGGACACAAGGGTTACTACACCCCAGTATCCTTGATTGCGGATACGCCCCTCGTCATTCACCTGGCGGATGGGCAGATCTACGCACCCACCAATTACAGCCGCACCTTCTCCAAGGTCCCATTCCCCATCTGGGAAGACCTCGCCGACTCCCATAATGTGCCCAGCGTGCGCCTGCTCATGGATGTCGGCATTCCCTACGCGAAAACCTACGTGCAGCGCTTTGGCTTCCCTGCCAAGCAGATCCCGGCTACGCCCTCCATGGTCCTGGGAGCTGGGGATTTCACACCGCTGCAGATGGCCAAGGCCTACGCCACCTTCTCTAGCGGCGGTTTCCTGCCCCATCCCTACCTCATCCGCAAGGTGGTCACCGCCGATGGCACCCAGGTCGCACTGCTGCATTGCCCCCTGGCCTATCAGCCACCAGCAACGCAGACGGTAATCCCGCCTGGGGTTGCCTATCTGATGACGCGGATGATGGAACGGGTGATTCGCGTCGGAACCGGGGTGGCAGCGCAGATCCTGCACCGTCATGACCTAGCGGGCAAGACAGGGACCACCAATGCGGAAGAGAATGCCTGGTTCAATGGTTTCAATCCGCAGATCACGACATCCGTATGGGTAGGCTATGACGATAACCATACGATGGGGACCTGGGCGGCGGGGGCGCGAGAGGCCTTGCCCATTTGGATCCGCTACATGGGAACGGCGCTACAGGGCATGCCCGACAACGGCTTTTTCATACCTCCAGACGTGGTCACCGCACAATACAATCCCCGCACTGGCACCTTGGCGGATCCTGGAGCCCATGCCGGCCCCAGTAAAGGGGGATACTTTCTGGCTGGCTATTTGCCGCCCAAACCAAAGGCGCAAGAGCAGCGCGAAGAGCAAAGTTTCGTGCACGCACTGATGAGGATGTTCTAG
- the pgi gene encoding glucose-6-phosphate isomerase, which produces MSAAQLQDSPAWQRLQQLRADWGKTSIAELFAASPERGTRMVAEGCGIYLDYSKNWLREDTLAALLALAQERGLEARRAAMFAGEHINGTEDRAVLHVALRAPASAQIHDQGSNVVPEVQAVLDRMAAFCEQVHQGDWLGATSQRLRQIVNIGIGGSYLGPEMAYQALRRQRLPGIREYFVANVDGAALEAVLAELDPAQTLFIIASKTFTTLETMTNAHAARRWLVAALGEAAVERHFVAVSTNHEAVAAFGMNPEHSFGFWDWVGGRYSMDSAIGLATMLAIGPEAFREMLRGFHAMDEHFLHTPLAQNLPVLLGMIAIWYNNFWGAQSQAILPYAHDLARFPAYLQQLQMESNGKRVDLHGTTLTVDSGPIIWGEPGTDGQHSFYQLLHQGTRLVPSDFIGFVQPLSDFGAQHDLLMANLFAQSEALAFGRSAEELRALGVAETQIPHRVSPGNRPSNLLLVDALTPFSLGALVALYEHSVFTQGVIWGIDSFDQWGVELGKVLAQRVETDLQGKTKNTHDRSTQNLIERYRSQRS; this is translated from the coding sequence ATGAGCGCAGCACAATTGCAGGACTCCCCAGCGTGGCAACGATTGCAACAACTGCGTGCCGATTGGGGCAAAACCAGCATCGCCGAACTCTTCGCCGCGAGCCCCGAGCGCGGCACGCGGATGGTGGCTGAAGGCTGTGGCATTTATCTCGACTACTCGAAAAACTGGCTGCGCGAAGATACCCTCGCCGCACTCCTCGCCCTTGCGCAAGAGCGCGGCTTGGAAGCGCGCCGTGCCGCCATGTTTGCTGGTGAACACATCAATGGCACGGAAGACCGCGCCGTTCTGCATGTCGCCCTGCGCGCACCGGCCAGTGCGCAGATCCATGACCAGGGAAGTAATGTGGTTCCCGAGGTACAGGCCGTCTTGGACCGCATGGCGGCCTTTTGTGAGCAGGTCCACCAAGGCGACTGGTTGGGGGCAACGAGCCAGCGCCTGCGGCAGATCGTCAACATTGGCATTGGTGGCTCTTACCTGGGCCCAGAAATGGCCTATCAGGCCTTGCGTCGGCAACGCCTGCCCGGGATCCGTGAATATTTTGTCGCCAATGTCGATGGCGCCGCTCTGGAGGCGGTACTGGCGGAGCTCGATCCCGCGCAGACGCTGTTTATCATCGCTTCGAAAACCTTCACCACCCTGGAAACCATGACCAACGCCCATGCGGCACGACGCTGGTTGGTCGCGGCCTTGGGCGAGGCTGCAGTAGAGCGACATTTCGTGGCGGTATCCACCAACCACGAGGCCGTTGCCGCCTTTGGCATGAATCCGGAGCACAGCTTTGGCTTTTGGGATTGGGTGGGGGGGCGCTATTCCATGGATTCGGCCATCGGTCTGGCGACGATGCTGGCCATCGGCCCAGAGGCCTTCCGGGAAATGTTGCGCGGTTTTCATGCCATGGACGAGCATTTCCTGCATACCCCGTTGGCGCAGAACCTGCCCGTTCTGCTGGGCATGATTGCGATCTGGTACAACAATTTCTGGGGGGCGCAGAGCCAGGCGATTCTGCCCTACGCCCACGATCTTGCGCGCTTCCCCGCCTATCTGCAGCAATTGCAGATGGAAAGCAACGGCAAACGGGTCGATCTCCATGGAACAACGCTGACGGTGGACAGCGGGCCGATCATCTGGGGCGAGCCGGGCACCGATGGCCAACATTCCTTTTATCAGCTGCTACACCAAGGTACGCGCCTGGTACCCAGCGATTTCATTGGTTTTGTCCAGCCGTTGAGTGATTTCGGCGCGCAGCATGACCTGCTCATGGCCAATCTCTTCGCCCAGAGCGAGGCCCTGGCATTTGGTCGCTCGGCGGAAGAGCTGCGCGCTCTCGGCGTCGCCGAGACGCAGATTCCCCATCGCGTCTCCCCTGGCAATCGACCGAGCAACCTGCTGCTCGTCGATGCCCTGACACCGTTTTCCCTCGGCGCCCTGGTCGCACTCTATGAGCACAGCGTCTTCACCCAAGGGGTGATCTGGGGTATCGACTCTTTCGACCAGTGGGGGGTGGAGCTGGGCAAGGTCCTCGCGCAGCGGGTAGAAACCGACCTGCAGGGGAAGACGAAGAACACCCATGACCGCTCTACACAGAACCTGATCGAGCGGTATCGGTCGCAACGCAGCTAG
- a CDS encoding ribose-phosphate pyrophosphokinase, protein MSHGSLMVFSGNANPALAAQVVKFLQIPLGRVEVSRFSDGEVFVEVLENVRGHDVFVLQPTCAPTNDHLMELLTMIDALKRASANRITAVMPYFGYARQDRKSRARTAITAKLVADLVTTAGAHRVLTMDLHADQIQGFFDVPVDNIYASPILLGDIWRQNPEKLMVVSPDVGGVVRARAIAKRLEVDLAIIDKRRPRPNESVVMNIIGEVEGRSCVLVDDMVDTANTLCEAAHALKARGALRVCAYCTHPVLSGKAIERISASSLDELVVTDTIPLSSEAKACAKIRVLSVAELFAETIRRIAEEDSVSSLFMD, encoded by the coding sequence ATGTCTCACGGTAGCCTGATGGTGTTCAGCGGGAATGCCAATCCCGCCTTGGCGGCACAAGTCGTCAAATTTCTCCAGATTCCTTTAGGTCGTGTCGAGGTCAGTCGCTTTAGCGACGGTGAGGTCTTCGTCGAGGTCCTGGAAAATGTTCGCGGTCACGATGTGTTCGTGCTGCAACCGACCTGCGCACCGACCAACGATCATCTCATGGAACTCCTGACCATGATCGATGCCTTGAAACGTGCCTCGGCCAACCGCATCACCGCCGTCATGCCCTACTTTGGTTATGCACGCCAGGATCGCAAATCCCGTGCCCGCACCGCCATTACCGCCAAGCTGGTCGCGGACCTGGTGACCACCGCCGGGGCGCACCGGGTGCTGACCATGGATCTGCATGCCGACCAAATTCAGGGCTTCTTTGATGTCCCCGTCGACAATATCTACGCCTCACCGATCCTTCTCGGCGACATCTGGCGCCAGAATCCGGAAAAACTCATGGTGGTCTCTCCCGATGTTGGCGGTGTGGTGCGCGCGCGCGCCATTGCCAAGCGTCTGGAAGTGGATTTGGCCATCATCGACAAGCGTCGCCCGCGTCCCAATGAATCAGTGGTGATGAATATCATCGGCGAGGTGGAGGGGCGCAGCTGTGTGCTGGTCGACGATATGGTCGATACCGCCAATACCCTGTGCGAGGCGGCACATGCCCTCAAGGCGCGGGGCGCCCTACGGGTCTGTGCCTATTGTACCCACCCCGTGCTTTCCGGGAAGGCCATCGAACGCATCAGCGCTTCTTCGCTGGATGAGTTGGTGGTCACAGATACCATCCCCCTGAGCAGCGAGGCCAAGGCTTGCGCCAAGATCCGCGTGCTCTCCGTAGCCGAACTCTTTGCCGAAACCATCCGTCGCATTGCCGAAGAAGACTCCGTCAGCTCCTTGTTCATGGACTGA
- the lolB gene encoding lipoprotein insertase outer membrane protein LolB: protein MNRLARPTWKGLIFPALLFLSACAQLPPAPPAAHLLLPAEQRAQVLTSLQRWTANGQASLRSPQGSQSFGFIWRQEPQGAHLMILGPLGNTVAELQENEQQASLVEANGKRLVAANMGELLQRVLGVSLPVHELPDWLLGIPARGQVGAYDAEGLPRTADWGAWHLQYLHYEAVGGLRMPALLQATGPDGVQMRIAVSDWRLGRG from the coding sequence ATGAATCGCCTGGCACGGCCCACCTGGAAGGGCCTGATATTCCCTGCCCTCCTTTTCTTGAGCGCCTGTGCCCAGCTCCCGCCTGCACCCCCGGCCGCACACCTGCTGCTGCCCGCGGAACAGCGGGCGCAGGTGCTGACATCGCTGCAGCGTTGGACCGCCAATGGGCAGGCCTCCCTGCGCAGCCCTCAGGGCAGCCAGAGTTTTGGCTTTATCTGGCGGCAGGAGCCGCAGGGTGCGCACCTGATGATCCTGGGGCCATTGGGCAATACCGTGGCTGAGCTGCAGGAGAATGAGCAGCAGGCCTCCCTCGTGGAGGCCAACGGCAAGCGGCTGGTCGCCGCGAATATGGGCGAACTCTTGCAAAGGGTCCTGGGGGTTTCGTTGCCGGTCCACGAACTGCCGGATTGGCTGTTGGGGATTCCTGCGCGTGGCCAAGTTGGTGCCTATGATGCGGAGGGCTTGCCGCGCACGGCAGACTGGGGCGCCTGGCACTTGCAATATCTGCACTACGAGGCCGTGGGGGGCTTGCGCATGCCGGCCTTGCTGCAGGCCACGGGCCCAGACGGGGTGCAAATGCGCATCGCCGTCAGCGATTGGCGTCTGGGGCGAGGATGA
- a CDS encoding D-alanyl-D-alanine carboxypeptidase family protein, translated as MKKSAAFFAFFLVSGSAYAVVPTPTLPAPPPMPAPQIGGVKAAVLLDVNTDQILLDQNGNTSFDPSGLVKLMTAYLLYQAEAQKMVQPGERISVSVDAWHAPGSRMFIQPGLPVTVDQLTHGLLIDGGNDAAIAIAQAVAGSVGGFVDLMNREAAGMGLRQTHFVNPDGMPTPGQRSTAVDMARLARALLVKFPQVAKIAGQASYQYNHITQYNYNPLAGQKDITGLGVGLASADNWDLAVSASKDGRGLVAVILGASSRAVAGTDASAMLHYGFHGWQERQVYPAGAIVAQLKRVDWSPETLSVITPKTIQVVVPKPSQGKVESRFVADPTLQAPLKANTQVGTLDLLWNGKVLKSEPVLAKNAVAKAGWFSRLWHRVRGSL; from the coding sequence ATGAAAAAATCTGCTGCTTTTTTTGCCTTCTTCCTGGTCTCGGGTAGTGCCTACGCGGTGGTACCGACGCCTACCCTGCCAGCGCCACCTCCCATGCCCGCGCCCCAGATTGGCGGCGTCAAGGCGGCGGTATTGCTCGACGTCAATACCGATCAGATCCTCCTTGATCAGAATGGGAACACGAGTTTCGATCCCTCGGGCTTGGTGAAGCTCATGACGGCCTATCTCCTCTATCAAGCCGAGGCACAAAAGATGGTACAGCCGGGCGAGCGAATTTCCGTCTCGGTCGATGCTTGGCACGCCCCCGGTTCGCGCATGTTCATTCAACCAGGCTTGCCGGTGACAGTGGACCAGCTTACCCATGGCTTGTTGATCGATGGGGGAAATGACGCTGCCATCGCCATTGCGCAGGCGGTAGCGGGCAGTGTCGGCGGCTTTGTCGATCTGATGAACCGCGAGGCGGCCGGGATGGGACTGCGGCAGACCCATTTCGTCAATCCCGACGGGATGCCGACACCGGGGCAGCGCAGCACTGCAGTGGACATGGCGCGTCTGGCGCGGGCTCTGCTGGTGAAATTTCCCCAGGTGGCGAAGATCGCTGGCCAGGCAAGCTATCAGTACAACCACATTACCCAGTACAACTACAATCCCCTGGCCGGCCAAAAGGACATCACTGGCCTGGGGGTGGGCCTGGCATCTGCCGACAACTGGGATCTGGCGGTCAGTGCCAGCAAGGATGGACGCGGCTTGGTGGCGGTGATTTTGGGCGCCAGCTCGCGCGCCGTCGCCGGTACCGACGCCTCGGCCATGCTCCACTATGGCTTTCACGGCTGGCAAGAGCGCCAGGTCTACCCCGCCGGCGCCATCGTCGCACAGCTCAAGCGCGTGGACTGGTCGCCGGAAACGCTTTCGGTGATCACGCCCAAGACGATTCAGGTGGTCGTTCCCAAGCCCAGTCAAGGCAAGGTAGAGAGCCGCTTCGTTGCTGATCCTACATTGCAGGCGCCGCTGAAGGCCAATACTCAAGTTGGTACTCTCGATCTTCTCTGGAATGGTAAGGTGCTGAAGAGCGAACCGGTGCTGGCGAAAAACGCCGTTGCCAAGGCCGGTTGGTTCAGTCGCCTCTGGCATCGGGTGCGGGGGTCGCTGTGA